In Xanthomonas sacchari, a genomic segment contains:
- a CDS encoding VirK family protein has product MHSLSTSLLAAALFASATSASAATAGADDATLGSLTQIQRALDSGASVAVAIDLSQCTPTSGGATPSQTRGGLRIGAYRVTADGTLSFADEHVTVGRDGKPIQQFLRYQVHPDNTVDFTMFVFALPSYQQTGNTLGYRCAINQGLRFNVGY; this is encoded by the coding sequence ATGCACAGCCTGTCCACCTCCCTGCTCGCCGCTGCCCTGTTCGCCAGCGCCACCAGCGCCTCCGCCGCCACGGCCGGCGCCGACGACGCCACGCTCGGCTCGCTCACCCAGATCCAACGCGCCCTGGACAGCGGCGCCTCGGTCGCCGTGGCGATCGACCTGAGCCAATGCACGCCCACCTCCGGCGGCGCCACGCCCAGCCAGACCCGCGGCGGCCTGCGCATCGGCGCCTACCGCGTCACCGCCGACGGCACCCTGTCGTTCGCCGACGAACACGTGACCGTCGGCCGCGACGGCAAGCCGATCCAGCAGTTCCTGCGCTACCAGGTGCATCCGGACAACACGGTGGACTTCACCATGTTCGTGTTCGCCCTGCCCAGCTACCAGCAGACCGGCAACACCCTGGGCTATCGCTGCGCGATCAACCAGGGCCTGCGCTTCAACGTCGGCTACTGA
- the rnr gene encoding ribonuclease R has translation MTTRKSKSGKPGNSPSNDTPAAETPKKSRLPAWMPSFLRRGPKPPLQPLHPTSPPPAAPAGTPAPIHDPYAAREAERYAEPIASREAILQLLERCDGPQTLDELAEQLGLTEPARKEALSKRLGAMLREAQLVQNRRGGYAPLQQTNLIAGVVIANPDGFGFLRPDEGGDDLFLPPYEMRKVLHGDRALANVIGIDRRGRREGSIARVLERGLTRLIGRFSLEAGIAFVVPDDKRIQRNVQIPADAVGEARDGQLVVCELTSAPDARRPPIGKIIAVLGDKLTPSLLVEAAIHGHELPYEFPQAVLDEAAAVPLTVEPAAIKGRVDLRQTPLVTIDGADAKDFDDAVFCESNADGFRLVVAIADVSHYVRPGTPLDTEAVRRATSVYFPGFVVPMLPETLSNGICSLNPKVDRMCFVCDMQIDRQGEVSGARFYEAVMNSHARLTYEQVWQAVGEKDEQVRKDVAAVLPQLERLHQLYQILAKARARRGAIEFESSEVRFVLDNTGEVTQAGMLVRNDAHKLIEECMIAANVAAARYLLETRVPAPFRVHERPPESKYADLLEFLKEFKLSLPAWSKVVPGDFTKLLKKVRERPDAALLESVLLRSQSMAVYSPDNAGHFGLALEAYAHFTSPIRRYPDLLVHRAIKYALTRGAPDKYLYAPREMAALALQCSERERRADEAEREVDERYRAAWMEKHVGGQFDGVVSGVTSFGLFVELDQSKVNGLIHVTQLPQDYYQFDATRKTLTGERRGREFRLGDRVRILVLKASMEERKIDFRLVEEGSSAHEALPPPPPRGQPAKRKKKKY, from the coding sequence ATGACAACTCGCAAAAGCAAGTCCGGCAAGCCCGGCAACTCCCCGTCCAACGACACCCCCGCCGCCGAGACGCCGAAGAAATCGCGTCTGCCCGCCTGGATGCCCAGTTTCCTGCGCCGCGGCCCCAAGCCGCCGCTGCAGCCCCTGCACCCCACCTCGCCGCCGCCCGCCGCACCGGCCGGCACGCCCGCGCCGATCCATGATCCCTATGCCGCGCGCGAGGCCGAGCGCTACGCCGAACCGATCGCCAGCCGCGAGGCGATCCTGCAACTGCTCGAACGCTGCGATGGCCCGCAGACCCTGGACGAACTGGCCGAACAGCTCGGCCTGACCGAGCCGGCGCGCAAGGAAGCGCTGAGCAAGCGCCTGGGCGCGATGCTGCGCGAGGCGCAGCTGGTGCAGAACCGCCGCGGCGGCTACGCGCCGCTGCAGCAGACCAACCTGATCGCCGGCGTGGTGATCGCCAATCCGGACGGCTTCGGCTTCCTGCGCCCGGACGAGGGCGGCGACGACCTGTTCCTGCCGCCCTACGAGATGCGCAAGGTGCTGCATGGCGACCGTGCGCTGGCCAACGTCATCGGCATCGACCGCCGCGGCCGCCGCGAGGGCAGCATCGCGCGCGTGCTCGAGCGTGGCCTGACCCGGCTGATCGGCCGTTTCAGCCTGGAAGCCGGCATCGCGTTCGTGGTGCCGGACGACAAGCGCATCCAGCGCAACGTGCAGATCCCCGCCGACGCCGTCGGCGAGGCCCGCGACGGGCAGCTGGTGGTGTGCGAACTCACTTCCGCGCCGGATGCGCGGCGCCCGCCGATCGGCAAGATCATCGCGGTGCTGGGCGACAAGCTGACCCCGTCGCTGTTGGTGGAGGCGGCGATCCACGGCCACGAACTGCCCTACGAATTCCCGCAGGCGGTGCTGGACGAAGCCGCGGCGGTGCCGCTGACGGTGGAGCCGGCGGCGATCAAGGGCCGCGTGGACCTGCGGCAGACGCCGCTGGTGACCATCGACGGCGCCGACGCCAAGGACTTCGACGACGCGGTGTTCTGCGAGTCCAATGCCGACGGTTTCCGCCTGGTGGTGGCGATCGCCGACGTGTCGCACTACGTGCGTCCGGGCACGCCGCTGGATACCGAGGCGGTGAGGCGCGCGACGTCGGTGTACTTCCCCGGCTTCGTGGTGCCGATGCTGCCGGAGACGCTGTCCAACGGCATCTGCTCGCTCAACCCCAAGGTCGACCGCATGTGCTTCGTCTGCGACATGCAGATCGACCGCCAGGGCGAGGTGAGCGGCGCGCGCTTCTACGAGGCGGTGATGAACTCGCACGCGCGGCTCACCTACGAACAGGTGTGGCAGGCGGTGGGCGAGAAGGACGAGCAGGTGCGCAAGGACGTGGCGGCGGTGCTGCCGCAGCTGGAGCGCCTGCATCAGCTCTACCAGATCCTGGCCAAGGCGCGTGCGCGCCGCGGCGCGATCGAGTTCGAGTCCTCGGAAGTGCGCTTCGTGCTGGACAACACCGGCGAGGTGACCCAGGCCGGCATGCTGGTGCGCAACGACGCGCACAAGCTGATCGAGGAATGCATGATCGCCGCCAACGTGGCCGCGGCGCGCTACCTGCTGGAGACGCGCGTGCCGGCGCCGTTCCGCGTGCACGAGCGGCCGCCGGAATCCAAGTACGCCGACCTGCTGGAGTTCCTCAAGGAATTCAAGCTGAGCCTGCCGGCGTGGAGCAAGGTGGTGCCGGGCGATTTCACCAAGCTGCTGAAGAAGGTGCGCGAGCGCCCGGACGCGGCGCTGCTGGAATCGGTGCTGCTGCGCAGCCAGAGCATGGCGGTGTACTCGCCCGACAACGCCGGCCACTTCGGCCTGGCGCTGGAGGCGTATGCGCACTTCACCTCGCCGATCCGCCGCTATCCGGATCTGCTGGTGCACCGTGCGATCAAGTACGCGCTGACCCGCGGCGCGCCGGACAAGTACCTGTATGCACCGCGCGAGATGGCGGCGCTGGCGCTGCAGTGCTCCGAGCGCGAGCGCCGCGCCGACGAGGCCGAGCGCGAGGTCGACGAGCGCTACCGCGCGGCGTGGATGGAGAAGCACGTCGGCGGGCAGTTCGACGGCGTGGTCAGCGGCGTGACCAGCTTCGGCCTGTTCGTCGAGTTGGACCAGTCCAAGGTCAACGGCCTGATCCACGTGACCCAGTTGCCGCAGGACTATTACCAGTTCGATGCCACCCGCAAGACCCTCACCGGCGAGCGCCGCGGGCGCGAGTTCCGCCTGGGCGACCGCGTGCGCATCCTGGTGCTGAAGGCGAGCATGGAGGAACGCAAGATCGACTTCCGGCTGGTCGAGGAGGGCTCGTCGGCTCACGAGGCGTTGCCGCCGCCGCCGCCGCGCGGGCAGCCGGCCAAGCGGAAGAAAAAGAAGTACTGA
- a CDS encoding GFA family protein, translating into MEQEYSGGCQCGAVRFRVRGRLHDASICHCRMCQKAFGAYYAPLVSTRGAELTWTRGAPRRFASSNLVQRGFCADCGTPLTYEAPDGVAIAAGAFDHPEALPPTIQYGVEAKLPFVDTLHRLSATRTEGDLAAAPFLADIVSRQHPDHDTEHWPA; encoded by the coding sequence ATGGAGCAGGAGTACAGTGGCGGTTGCCAATGCGGCGCGGTGCGCTTCCGGGTGCGCGGACGGCTGCACGACGCCTCGATCTGCCATTGCCGGATGTGCCAGAAGGCGTTCGGCGCCTACTACGCACCGCTGGTCTCCACCCGCGGCGCGGAACTGACCTGGACCCGCGGCGCGCCCAGGCGCTTCGCCTCGTCCAACCTGGTGCAGCGCGGCTTCTGCGCCGACTGCGGCACGCCGCTGACCTACGAGGCCCCGGACGGCGTCGCCATCGCGGCCGGCGCCTTCGACCATCCGGAGGCCTTGCCGCCGACCATCCAGTACGGCGTCGAAGCGAAGCTGCCGTTCGTGGACACCCTGCATCGCCTGTCGGCGACCCGCACCGAAGGCGATCTGGCCGCCGCGCCGTTCCTGGCCGATATCGTCTCGCGCCAGCATCCGGACCACGATACCGAGCATTGGCCGGCCTGA
- the rlmB gene encoding 23S rRNA (guanosine(2251)-2'-O)-methyltransferase RlmB: MSKQNQWIVGVNAVASSIENDADNVREVLVEAGSKNPRLQEIEENARRKGIDVRRVNTQALDGVGGAVRHQGVAARYAAARTWAESELEGLVSAAEGRALLLVLDGVQDPHNLGACLRSAAAAGVTAVVIPKDKSAPVNATVRKTSAGAADRLPIVAVTNLARCLRDLQKQGVWIYGLAGEAETSLYAQDLRGNVALVLGGESDGLRRLTREHCDGLVRIPMPGEIESLNVSVAAGVTLFEAVRQRMG, translated from the coding sequence ATGAGCAAGCAGAACCAGTGGATCGTCGGCGTCAATGCCGTGGCCTCGTCGATCGAGAACGACGCGGACAACGTGCGCGAGGTGCTGGTGGAGGCGGGCAGCAAGAATCCGCGCCTGCAGGAGATCGAGGAGAACGCGCGGCGCAAGGGCATCGACGTGCGACGGGTGAACACCCAGGCGCTGGACGGCGTCGGCGGCGCGGTACGGCACCAGGGCGTGGCCGCGCGCTACGCCGCGGCGCGGACCTGGGCCGAGAGCGAACTGGAAGGCCTGGTCAGCGCCGCCGAGGGCCGCGCCCTGCTGCTGGTGCTGGACGGCGTGCAGGACCCGCACAACCTCGGCGCCTGCCTGCGCAGCGCCGCCGCGGCCGGGGTCACCGCGGTGGTGATTCCCAAGGACAAGTCGGCCCCGGTCAACGCCACCGTGCGCAAGACCTCGGCCGGCGCCGCCGACCGCCTGCCGATCGTGGCGGTGACCAACCTGGCGCGCTGCCTGCGCGACCTGCAGAAGCAGGGCGTGTGGATCTACGGCCTGGCAGGCGAGGCCGAGACCTCGCTGTACGCGCAGGACCTGCGCGGCAACGTGGCGCTGGTCCTGGGCGGCGAGTCCGACGGCCTGCGCCGGCTGACCCGCGAGCATTGCGACGGCCTGGTGCGGATCCCGATGCCGGGCGAGATCGAGAGCCTCAACGTCTCGGTCGCCGCCGGCGTGACCCTGTTCGAGGCGGTGCGCCAGCGCATGGGCTGA
- a CDS encoding diguanylate cyclase — MLLILLLALGVAWRAAAEGTADGVPPLRDYAIDSWTSRNGLPHNSLRDLAQTPDGRLWFATWEGLVRYNGLDFTVIDRSTRPGLPDNGVGSLYVDRAGALWLSDSRGNLGRHDATGRWRFWLQPPGWPRALIHAMTQDRDGRMWLLFEGNGLGCLWPDGRFDYQPAPRDLPLAASFPHLAADDQGRVWIGSLDGLLYRDRQGVLRRAPAAFGLPPGLAWPYRAPDGSLWLVAGENLYRLQGERAVLVQHLPGYGHFTSMLRDRDGATWLGTENQGLLRISAHGIERMLPGDVLPNGRIVSLLQDAEGSIWIGANGGLFRLRETLFAGYTRRDGLSGDYVRALLETPDGALWIGSAAGLDRMAPDGRISPVALRDAPSVLSLARGSDGDLWMGTYADGVFRLRDGRVVRHYGPGDGLPSGQVRALSVDAAGTVWIGTRSGVRRIDGDRLSVPDVPGLPRGLITALASVDGALWIGSVEGAAVLRDGQVRKLALEPLGGARTVFGFQALGRDMWISTDRGLYRDRDGRLARVGLEQGMPVDTVFQLVRDRLGNVWISSNRGVLRTTAAALDAVADGRQARLQVSRYDEIDGMSNAQGNGSSGPSMIVRHDGSVWLVTAGGVSMVDPRRLARFRDRLPPPAAIENVLLDGQPFPWRGRSQLPGAKRISVSYVGLSYLLPERIRYRTRLDGLDSDWVERGNQRSVEFVGLPPGDYTLHVAAAHPDGVWSTREAVWHFSVAPLWWQRHSVQAAALAALLLALVLLYRYLIARYKRRALRLERLVERRTSALRLQTERLLQADAEKSQLLAELQRQAAAFERLAHEDALTALPNRRHFDEVLVRSMQRAQRSGTPLCLLVMDIDRFKQINDGYSHATGDAVLREVGQLLLSACRASDLPARLGGEEFVVLLGDTTLADAERMAARLRDLFHARLQWAPEAPALRVTFSGGLVALRADETPSQWLQRADGALYRAKGMGRDRVCVG; from the coding sequence TTGCTGCTGATCCTGCTGCTGGCGCTGGGCGTGGCCTGGCGCGCCGCCGCCGAAGGCACCGCCGACGGCGTGCCGCCGCTGCGCGACTACGCGATCGATTCCTGGACCTCGCGCAACGGCCTGCCGCACAACTCCCTGCGCGATCTGGCGCAGACCCCGGACGGCCGCCTGTGGTTCGCCACCTGGGAAGGGCTGGTGCGCTACAACGGCCTGGACTTCACCGTCATCGACCGCAGCACCCGGCCGGGCCTGCCCGACAACGGCGTCGGTTCGCTGTACGTGGATCGCGCCGGCGCGCTGTGGCTCAGCGACTCGCGCGGCAATCTCGGCCGCCACGATGCGACCGGCCGCTGGCGCTTCTGGCTGCAGCCGCCGGGCTGGCCGCGCGCGCTGATCCACGCCATGACCCAGGACCGCGACGGCCGCATGTGGCTGCTGTTCGAGGGCAACGGCCTGGGCTGCCTGTGGCCGGACGGACGCTTCGATTACCAGCCGGCGCCGCGCGACCTGCCGTTGGCGGCGAGCTTCCCGCATCTGGCCGCCGACGACCAGGGGCGGGTCTGGATCGGCAGTCTCGATGGCCTGCTGTACCGCGACCGGCAGGGCGTGCTGCGGCGCGCGCCGGCCGCGTTCGGTCTGCCGCCGGGACTGGCCTGGCCGTACCGGGCGCCGGACGGCTCGCTGTGGCTGGTGGCCGGGGAGAACCTGTACCGGTTGCAGGGCGAGCGCGCGGTGCTGGTGCAGCACCTGCCGGGCTATGGCCATTTCACCTCGATGCTGCGCGACCGCGACGGCGCGACCTGGCTGGGTACGGAGAACCAGGGGCTGCTGCGGATCAGTGCGCACGGCATCGAGCGCATGCTGCCGGGCGACGTGCTGCCCAACGGGCGCATCGTCAGCCTGCTGCAGGATGCCGAGGGCAGCATCTGGATCGGCGCCAACGGCGGCCTGTTCCGCCTGCGCGAGACCCTGTTCGCCGGCTACACCCGCCGCGACGGGCTCAGCGGCGACTACGTGCGCGCGCTGCTGGAGACCCCGGATGGCGCGCTGTGGATCGGCAGCGCCGCCGGCCTGGACCGGATGGCGCCGGACGGCCGCATCAGCCCGGTCGCGCTGCGCGACGCGCCATCGGTGCTGAGTCTGGCGCGCGGCAGCGACGGCGACCTGTGGATGGGCACCTATGCCGACGGCGTGTTCCGCTTGCGCGATGGCCGCGTGGTGCGCCACTACGGGCCGGGCGACGGCCTGCCCAGCGGCCAGGTGCGCGCGCTCAGCGTCGATGCCGCCGGCACGGTCTGGATCGGCACGCGCAGCGGAGTGAGGCGCATCGACGGCGACCGGCTGTCGGTGCCGGACGTGCCCGGCCTGCCGCGCGGCCTGATCACCGCCCTGGCCAGCGTCGACGGTGCGCTGTGGATCGGCTCGGTCGAAGGCGCGGCGGTGCTGCGCGACGGGCAGGTGCGGAAGTTGGCGCTGGAACCGCTGGGCGGCGCGCGCACCGTGTTCGGCTTCCAGGCGTTGGGCCGGGACATGTGGATCTCCACCGACCGCGGCCTGTACCGCGACCGCGACGGCCGCCTGGCGCGGGTCGGACTGGAGCAGGGCATGCCGGTGGATACGGTGTTCCAGCTCGTCCGCGACCGTCTCGGCAACGTCTGGATCAGCAGCAACCGCGGCGTGCTGCGCACCACCGCGGCGGCGCTGGACGCGGTCGCCGACGGCCGCCAGGCGCGGCTGCAGGTGAGCCGCTACGACGAGATCGACGGCATGTCCAACGCCCAGGGCAACGGCAGCTCCGGGCCATCGATGATCGTGCGCCACGACGGCAGCGTGTGGCTGGTCACCGCCGGCGGCGTCAGCATGGTCGATCCGCGGCGCCTGGCACGCTTCCGCGATCGGTTGCCGCCGCCGGCGGCGATCGAGAACGTGCTGCTGGACGGTCAGCCGTTTCCCTGGCGGGGCAGGTCGCAGCTGCCTGGCGCCAAGCGCATCAGCGTGTCCTATGTCGGCCTGAGCTATCTGCTGCCCGAGCGCATCCGCTACCGCACCCGGCTCGACGGTCTGGACAGCGATTGGGTCGAGCGCGGCAACCAGCGCAGCGTGGAGTTCGTCGGCCTGCCGCCGGGCGACTACACCCTGCACGTGGCCGCGGCGCATCCGGACGGCGTCTGGAGCACCCGCGAGGCGGTGTGGCACTTCAGCGTCGCGCCGCTATGGTGGCAGCGGCACAGCGTGCAGGCGGCAGCCTTGGCGGCGCTGCTGCTGGCGCTGGTGCTGCTGTACCGCTACCTGATTGCGCGCTACAAGCGTCGCGCCCTGCGCCTGGAACGGCTGGTGGAGCGGCGCACCAGCGCGCTGCGCCTGCAGACCGAGCGCCTGTTGCAGGCCGATGCCGAAAAGAGCCAGTTGCTGGCGGAACTGCAGCGGCAGGCCGCCGCGTTCGAGCGCCTGGCGCACGAGGATGCGCTGACCGCGTTGCCGAACCGGCGTCACTTCGACGAAGTGCTGGTGCGCAGCATGCAGCGCGCGCAGCGCAGCGGCACGCCGCTGTGCCTGCTGGTGATGGACATCGACCGCTTCAAGCAGATCAACGACGGCTACTCGCATGCCACCGGCGATGCGGTGCTGCGCGAGGTCGGGCAACTGCTGCTGAGCGCCTGCCGCGCCTCCGACCTGCCGGCGCGCCTGGGCGGCGAGGAGTTCGTGGTACTGCTCGGCGACACCACGCTGGCCGATGCCGAGCGCATGGCCGCGCGCCTGCGCGACCTGTTCCATGCGCGCCTGCAGTGGGCGCCCGAGGCACCGGCGCTGCGCGTCACCTTCAGCGGCGGCCTGGTCGCGCTGCGCGCGGACGAGACGCCGAGCCAGTGGCTGCAGCGCGCCGACGGCGCCCTGTACCGGGCCAAGGGAATGGGGCGCGATCGGGTGTGCGTGGGCTGA
- a CDS encoding low molecular weight protein tyrosine phosphatase family protein, translating into MTRHLLFVCSRNRLRSPTAEQVFATWPGVETASAGVDHDADTPITPELLAWADIVFVMEPAHRAKLSRRFKRHLGRARIVCLDIPDDYGYMDPALVQVLTAKVSRHLPAR; encoded by the coding sequence ATGACCCGCCACCTGCTGTTCGTCTGCAGCCGCAACCGGCTGCGCAGCCCCACCGCCGAACAGGTGTTCGCCACCTGGCCCGGCGTGGAAACCGCCTCGGCCGGGGTCGACCACGACGCGGACACCCCAATCACCCCGGAATTGCTGGCCTGGGCGGACATCGTCTTCGTCATGGAACCGGCGCATCGCGCCAAGCTGTCGCGCCGCTTCAAGCGCCACCTCGGCCGCGCACGCATCGTCTGCCTCGACATCCCCGACGACTACGGCTACATGGATCCGGCGCTGGTGCAGGTGCTGACCGCGAAGGTGTCGCGGCACCTGCCGGCGCGCTGA
- the rnt gene encoding ribonuclease T, with amino-acid sequence MNDSVDSPSQPLVITPMSRRFRGYLPVVVDVETGGFDWNKHALLEIAVVPIEMDDFGQLYPGVTASAHVVPAPGTLIDPKSLEVTGIVLDHPFRFAKPEREALDHVFAPVRAAVKKYGCQRAILVGHNAHFDLNFLNATVARCGHKRNPFHPFSVFDTVTLAGIAYGQTVLARAVQAAGFDWNAADAHSAVYDTEQTARLFCKIANAWPAPPVGAAP; translated from the coding sequence ATGAACGATTCGGTCGACAGCCCCTCGCAACCTTTGGTCATCACCCCGATGTCGCGGCGTTTCCGCGGCTATCTGCCGGTGGTGGTGGACGTGGAAACCGGCGGTTTCGACTGGAACAAGCATGCGCTGCTGGAGATCGCGGTGGTGCCGATCGAGATGGACGATTTCGGCCAGCTCTACCCCGGCGTCACCGCCAGCGCGCACGTGGTGCCGGCGCCCGGCACCCTGATCGACCCCAAGTCGCTGGAGGTCACCGGCATCGTCCTGGACCACCCGTTCCGCTTCGCCAAGCCCGAACGCGAGGCGCTGGACCACGTGTTCGCGCCGGTGCGCGCGGCGGTGAAGAAGTACGGGTGCCAGCGCGCCATCCTGGTCGGCCACAACGCCCATTTCGACCTCAACTTCCTCAACGCCACGGTCGCCCGCTGCGGCCACAAGCGCAATCCGTTCCATCCCTTCAGCGTGTTCGACACCGTCACCCTGGCCGGCATCGCCTACGGCCAGACCGTGCTGGCGCGCGCGGTGCAGGCCGCCGGCTTCGACTGGAACGCCGCCGACGCGCACAGCGCGGTCTACGACACCGAGCAGACCGCACGCCTGTTCTGCAAGATCGCCAACGCCTGGCCGGCGCCGCCGGTCGGGGCGGCGCCATAG
- a CDS encoding HvfC family RiPP maturation protein, with translation MSETLRAQQFALTLHLRDPQRYPPPADIPPRRLAVYRALFFDNLAQLLGGQFPVLRATLGQADWTALLRAFCAEHRARTPLFPRLGEELVAFLEQRPPDPQRPWLAELAHYETVELQVQIDDAALPPHDPQGDLLDGIPQLSPWLRLLRYRWPVQRIGPAWQPDTAPAQPTCLLARREADGQVRFAELAPLAYAVLAALQPGTRSGRALLLDLAAAHGLAPDALLHEGAALLERLRAQGSVLGTRPPG, from the coding sequence ATGAGCGAGACCCTGCGCGCGCAGCAGTTCGCACTGACCCTGCATTTGCGCGATCCGCAGCGGTACCCGCCGCCGGCGGACATCCCGCCGCGGCGGCTGGCGGTGTACCGCGCCCTGTTCTTCGACAACCTGGCGCAGCTGCTGGGCGGGCAGTTCCCGGTCCTGCGCGCCACCCTCGGGCAGGCCGACTGGACGGCGCTGCTGCGCGCGTTCTGCGCCGAGCACCGCGCTCGCACGCCGCTGTTCCCGCGCCTGGGCGAGGAACTGGTGGCGTTCCTGGAGCAGCGCCCGCCCGATCCGCAGCGTCCCTGGCTGGCCGAGCTGGCGCACTACGAAACCGTGGAACTGCAGGTGCAGATCGACGATGCCGCACTGCCGCCGCACGATCCGCAGGGCGACCTGCTCGACGGCATCCCGCAACTGTCGCCCTGGCTGCGCCTGCTGCGCTATCGCTGGCCGGTGCAGCGCATCGGCCCGGCCTGGCAGCCGGACACGGCGCCGGCGCAGCCGACCTGCCTGCTGGCGCGGCGCGAGGCCGACGGCCAGGTGCGCTTCGCCGAACTGGCGCCGCTGGCCTACGCCGTGCTGGCGGCGCTGCAGCCCGGCACGCGCAGTGGGCGGGCGCTGCTGCTGGACCTCGCCGCCGCGCACGGCCTCGCACCGGACGCCCTGCTGCACGAGGGCGCGGCCCTGCTGGAGCGGCTGCGCGCGCAGGGCAGCGTGCTCGGCACGCGTCCGCCGGGGTGA
- a CDS encoding HvfB family MNIO-type RiPP peptide maturase yields the protein MAATESRPLAAASAGLGLRRGLLQELLQAPADAFDFLECAPDNWIGVGGRPGELLQTLSARHPLSCHGLSLSLGGVAALDTTLLQQTRQFLDRHRVALYSEHLSYSADDGQLYELLPLPFTDEAVRHVGARIAQVQDALGRRIAVENVSYYAAPGQAMSEAAFVTAVLAEADCDLLLDVNNVHVNACNHGDDALAFLAAMPSARIASYHVAGHRDDAASGLKIDTHAAPVADPVWALLAAAYRLHGVRPTVLERDGQFPPLGELLDEVQRIRAVQAQSPHA from the coding sequence GTGGCAGCCACTGAATCGCGGCCGCTGGCCGCGGCCAGCGCCGGCCTCGGGCTGCGCCGCGGCCTGCTGCAGGAGTTGCTGCAGGCGCCGGCGGACGCGTTCGATTTCCTCGAATGCGCGCCGGACAACTGGATCGGTGTCGGCGGCCGCCCGGGGGAACTGCTGCAGACGCTGAGCGCGCGCCATCCGCTCAGTTGCCACGGCCTGTCGCTGTCGCTGGGCGGCGTGGCCGCGCTGGACACCACCCTGCTGCAGCAGACCCGGCAGTTCCTCGACCGGCATCGGGTCGCGCTATACAGCGAACACCTCAGCTACAGCGCCGACGACGGCCAACTCTACGAACTGCTGCCGCTGCCGTTCACCGACGAGGCGGTGCGCCACGTCGGCGCACGCATCGCCCAGGTGCAGGACGCGCTGGGCCGCCGCATCGCGGTGGAAAACGTGTCCTATTACGCGGCGCCGGGACAGGCGATGAGCGAAGCCGCCTTCGTGACCGCAGTGCTCGCCGAGGCCGACTGCGACCTGCTGCTGGACGTCAACAACGTGCACGTCAACGCCTGCAACCACGGCGACGACGCGCTGGCCTTCCTCGCCGCCATGCCCAGCGCGCGCATCGCCTCGTACCACGTCGCCGGCCACCGCGACGACGCCGCCAGCGGGCTGAAGATCGACACCCATGCCGCGCCGGTGGCCGACCCGGTGTGGGCGCTGCTTGCCGCCGCCTACCGCCTGCACGGGGTGCGCCCGACCGTGCTCGAGCGCGACGGCCAGTTCCCACCGCTGGGCGAGCTGCTGGACGAAGTGCAGCGCATCCGCGCCGTGCAGGCGCAGTCGCCTCACGCATGA
- a CDS encoding HvfA family oxazolone/thioamide-modified RiPP metallophore has protein sequence MSTTSRPSSVLAGAVLLGGIGLSASALAMTDLAQGYALGAQAAATPPQGAQASAQAAPTPASPAQTTQAADPAKASEGGCGAKAGDGSCGAHAPAATPAKPAAAAAAATPQAKHDDKGMAEGKCGEGKCGGSH, from the coding sequence ATGTCCACCACCTCTCGTCCGTCCTCCGTGCTCGCCGGTGCGGTCCTGCTGGGCGGGATCGGCCTGTCCGCTTCCGCCCTGGCCATGACCGACCTGGCCCAGGGCTATGCGCTGGGCGCGCAGGCCGCCGCCACGCCGCCACAGGGCGCGCAGGCCAGCGCGCAGGCCGCGCCGACACCGGCGTCGCCGGCGCAGACCACCCAGGCCGCCGATCCGGCCAAGGCCAGCGAAGGCGGCTGCGGCGCCAAGGCCGGCGACGGCAGTTGCGGCGCGCACGCGCCGGCGGCGACACCGGCCAAGCCCGCGGCGGCCGCTGCCGCGGCCACGCCCCAGGCCAAGCACGACGACAAAGGCATGGCCGAAGGCAAGTGCGGCGAGGGCAAATGCGGTGGCAGCCACTGA